The genomic stretch TGTTTGCCATATCCAAATGAGTTTGCATTGGAAACACAGATTCCTTACGGCTCACGAACACATCACGAACATCTTCGTAACACACATGGGTATTTCTACTTGCATTCATTTCACTAAACGTCTGCTGTTTGCTATTGATGACATTGTAAGTACCTTTGAGATCAATATTCAGAATCATTGCTGTATCAAGTTGATGTTTTGTTATGGCATCACTGGAAACAGTTCCTTCTGCCACATTTgccagtttttttgtttaccatATCATAATTCCCATCTGCTGTTAGATTAAAACCTACACCAGGTCTACCTCTCTCACCCTGACCAAAAGTCTGGCTTTTAAAATTGAGTAATCCATTTGAATAACTCATACATATTTATATtagattttataaaataacttagatagtacgcgcgttctgattggttaaaaacctatggtttattgtgccggtaaactcatagaaaactgaaacatttttCTACCCCCGAAAAAATGGCTGACGACGAGCTACCAAATTTTGGTATTATTTCGTCGCTGGGCTTGCAAGAGCCAGAAAGCGAAGCAAAGAACAGCGGTAAAAAGCATGAGGTAGCCAACAACAAGAGAAGATTTGCACAGATGGACGAAGAAGAACTCAACGACGTTGTAAATACTTCTCAGGCGAAGCGAACTAAAAAGGCAACGCAGTGGGCTGTAACAGTTTTCACAGGTTGGTTACAAAAATCTcgctctattttcattttttattacagaaaaaaattcaataacaACAAGCAGCAACAATTCAAACCGAAATTGTGGTGTTGAGAGCAAATGTTTAGCATTATTATAGTGTCAAACCAAATCGTAACCAAATTATTGAAGCGTTTCAGACTTTTTGATTCAGAACTATAAACTACTTAAAAAGAGAGATTACTAAATAAAATGTCTCGCAAACGTGTATATGTTTCGCTTATTTCAGAACAACAGCTTTCTTAAAGCTAAGAggtcaattttttatttctgcAGAGTGGAGTAAGCAGAAAGAAATTGGTATTAATTTGGCTGAAATGACAATTACCGAGTTGGACGAAAGTCTTCGCCAATTTTATGCCGAGGCCCGTAACAAGGAGGGAGAAAATTACAGCAGAGCAACGTTACTCTCTCTCAGAAATGGCATTGAAAGATTTCTTAACTCACCTCCCAACAACCGTGGTATTTCCCTCACTAAAGACCCCCAGTTTGTTCTCTCCAACCAGATGTTggatgcaaaaataaaacagctcAAGAAAGAAGGCCTTCAAAACACAAGCCACAAACCGGCTATCGAGCTGGAAGATATTGAAAAGCTcaaaaacagtgaaattttTTCACTTACCCAGCCCTGGTCCCTTTTGAGAAATGTTTGGTTCCACATTTCACTGTTTTGGTGTCGCCGTGGATTTGAAGGTCAGCGAAGCTTGAAAAGAAGCAGTTTTACATTTGATGTTGATGCTAAAGGCGACGATTTGGTGTCGATGACGCACGACGAAAGCACGAAAAACCACCCAGGCGGAGTTTCAGACGtagaaagctttgaaaaaaatgcaagAATGTACAAAACCAGCAGCAAAACAGATGTCTACACTGGTCTCGAAGTTTTTCTCTCAAAATTGCATCCTGAATGCGAAGCGCTGTTCCAATATCCCAAACGAAATTGGCGGCAAACTGAGAAGATATGGCACGAAAATCGGCCGCCAGGAGTAAACAAGCTGTCAGCAATGATGAAGGAGATCAGCTCCGCGGCCAACCTTTCCCGTGTTTACACCAATCATTCAGTAAGAGCAACTGCCATAACCTTGTGGGCAAATGCTGGCCTCACAAATCGTGAGATCATGGCAATATCTGGTCATCGCAACGAGTCGAGCCTACAAAGCTATCACAACATGCCGTCGGCGCATCAACAGCGTAAATGCAGCGACGTGCTCAGTTTAGCTCTCGGTGAAGACCAGTCGAAGGAGCAGACGCCAAATCAGCTCGTGGTAAGGCCACCACTGCAACAGCTGCAAGTTCCTTACATCAACACTTCAATATCCACAAATCAGCAGAGCACTTCGGAGTTCAAGCAGCTGTTCAATTTATGCACGATCGGGAATGTTAATGTTTACAATTACAAGCCATAAAATTTGAcatcctgtaaaacagctttcatataAAGTTTCCATTGAGTTCAAAACTTGTTCTTGTCAGTGAGAAGTTATGCTGTTTCTCGTTCGATGGACTGTGAAGTTTTGTGAAAGATTAGCGCTTGGCGCTTGATTACTTTTTCGGTGCTATTGTATCGTTAGCTATGATTGGCTTATggtgactttagagagaagacaagATTTGATCACGctattaaaagatttttttgccTAAACGACTCCGTtttactaaaagttattttataaaagcaatagaccacactttctatgggtttatcggctcgtgatttacaagcttttctcgtgttctcccaacatcccacgtgggttatcacgccggtaaacccatagaaagtgtggtctattgcttaaatatccTTTCATTAAAATTCTTAGCAACACGTTTATCAGCATAGAGAAAATCATATCGCTCTCGTAGAGCCTTCTGATTGTGAGATTTATTGACCCCTAGTTCTCTACCGATCATATTTTGCTCATTGCTGGAAGGAAATTCAAAGATACAATGATGTGTGCAGTTCAATCGGATTGTTTTATCAGTGCCATAATAGCTCTGACTTATACAGCTGCAGTTTTTATTTCTGGAATTGGTGAAATAATTCCTAATTTCAGCATCATTCTTTACTCCAGTGTTCAGATAATCATCGAAAATGACCAGCTTTTGATTATCACATCACATCTTATCCAGCGGAATTATTTTGTCATTGCTGGCTTCAAGGACGGGGTAACCAGCTTCTTTACTAATAGGCTCGAATAAGTCTACCGGGTGTTGGTACTTGCCCCGTTGCAGATTTTTAGCTTATAGGTATATCTTGTCAAAATAGAGCAATCTGTAGATCATATCCAAAAAAAAGGTTAGTTTTTCCCGAACCTGAAGGACCACAATTAAAGAAGCATTCTAAAGCACCTGTCAGGCATGAATGGGACTTTCCTTGACTTGAATGGGAATTTctttcagattgtttatcctcTACATCATAGTTTAGAGTTTTCATTCTATATACATATTAGTTACACAAGTTTAACTGTTAGTTCAACTGCTGGTTTTATATTAGATTTGTAAATTTTGTCTAACATAATAGTATAAAAAATGAGTTTACTTAAGTTGAAGGAAATGGTTAAGAGAAAAGCAGAGCTAGGTGATAAGATTAATTTTGTTCGTGATGCAATCTTAAAAAATCAGTTGGGAGAACAAATGAGCCAGGAATCTTTTCAAAAGGTATTCAAACCAATAACTTCTAAACTAGATGATGTTGCGTTGGGTAATTTGAAACTGCCAGCTGTTCAACGAAAACGTGGTAGAAAAATGGCAGTCCCTGATTATGGAATTCCATTATACGATGAAGATATTCCTGATTATGAAGTAGTCGATCTATTTGATGAGGAAGaaatacagccagaaaaaaataagCAGTTAGTGCCAAAACCAACTACCTATGAAGAATCATTAGCggataagaaaaaaagaggaaaacaaatCTATGTTGATCCTCAATATTTACCACCGGAGCCAGAAGATTTGCCTCCAGAATATGATGAGGATGAAGTTCCTGACTATGCTTTGGGTGAGGAAGACAGAACTGCTAAAATTTTGAAAGACCTGGAAATCGCTGATTGTGATAATGTTAATAAGTTTCTAAGTCAGCCTGAAATGACACCCCAAAAGACAAGAAGTTATCTTCATAACGTAATAGTTAACGCAAATTTTCGGAGAAACCAGGTGAAAGGTTATAAGGCACGAGTTACTCTCGCATATAAACAGGGTCAGATAGGAGAAGCAGAGAGGGCTCAGGAAATTAAAAGAATAGATGATGCAAGAGTTTTCTTAAACCAGTAGATCAACtattatgaaaagaaaagagatggAATACAAGGTTCTGgaataagaagaaaaagaggTGGCAGTGTGATGTCCTTCAATAACCccaaaactttttttaaaaaagtttgaacTGATCATAGGAGAAATAATGGCTGGTAACACATCAATTAATATGCATAACATGGGTGTTTCAATATTGGACACTCTTTTAAAAACCTCAACTATAAACAGAAATCAACATGGAAAATTGTACAAGCAAAAATCTTAATCTATTCTAATTATACAACACATGGAACGAGAAATAG from Porites lutea chromosome 1, jaPorLute2.1, whole genome shotgun sequence encodes the following:
- the LOC140935026 gene encoding uncharacterized protein KIAA1958-like, which produces MADDELPNFGIISSLGLQEPESEAKNSGKKHEVANNKRRFAQMDEEELNDVVNTSQAKRTKKATQWAVTVFTEWSKQKEIGINLAEMTITELDESLRQFYAEARNKEGENYSRATLLSLRNGIERFLNSPPNNRGISLTKDPQFVLSNQMLDAKIKQLKKEGLQNTSHKPAIELEDIEKLKNSEIFSLTQPWSLLRNVWFHISLFWCRRGFEGQRSLKRSSFTFDVDAKGDDLVSMTHDESTKNHPGGVSDVESFEKNARMYKTSSKTDVYTGLEVFLSKLHPECEALFQYPKRNWRQTEKIWHENRPPGVNKLSAMMKEISSAANLSRVYTNHSVRATAITLWANAGLTNREIMAISGHRNESSLQSYHNMPSAHQQRKCSDVLSLALGEDQSKEQTPNQLVVRPPLQQLQVPYINTSISTNQQSTSEFKQLFNLCTIGNVNVYNYKP